The sequence below is a genomic window from Xyrauchen texanus isolate HMW12.3.18 chromosome 46, RBS_HiC_50CHRs, whole genome shotgun sequence.
ATTGTGCTGTCTTATATATAAAGGGCATGGCATTTAATCACTTGGTGATATCTAAATTACAGCATCTGCTGGAAAATAGCAGCAACGCGGATGTCCATGAGGCGATGACATTGGCCTCCATAGCATCCCAGCAGAAGGTAAGTCTTGCTCATATATAAGGTGCTTTGCGGTCAGTTGATCTCAAACTGTGAAGAAAACCACCTATCGACAAGGTGTCCACCCTGCCGATCTTTTATGCACGTTCCTGGAAGCAGTGTGCACCTTGCGGAAATGTAATCTGCAGTCCATGCGTGATGTTTTATCAATCACATCAAAGTCCTTCAATGCCTGCAGACAATTAGCTAGGTGAGCGCCTGtggttgtttttctttttttatggtaAATGTGAATTATCCTTTTTGAAAATTTGTTATGCTAACTATATACTAAATTATGTGCcattatattaaatgttttggtgtattgtttttcttttgttggcATTGTAGAGATATTCGCATTGCAAGGGCTCACAAAAGAAGGTAAAGTAAGCATTCTTACGTGACAGTCAGTACGTGACTTAGCTCTAGACATCTGTTAGCAGCTTACTTTTGTTAACACAGTTCTGATTAGTGATAGTGCAGTTGCCAGTTCTGAGGTTGGCTTCTCTGAAGTTGTCGATGCTGTTGTTTATGTCTCCGTCTATCTCCATGTACTCAGACTTACTGACAGTCAAGGAGCTGCGACGACTGGAGTTGGAATCAGATAGGTTTTGATTGCTCACGTTAAGGAGTTGGGCTTGCTCCTCTCCCTCGGTTTCTCTGTGGTAGAAATAGTTGAAGTTGGATACAATGACAGGCACAGGTAAGGCAATGGTCAGCACACCGGCGATAGCGCACAAGGAACCAACAATCTTGCCCCCTATAGTCACCGGTACCATGTCCCCATAGCCTACGGTAGTCATTGACACAACAGCCCACCAGAATGCATCTGGGATGCTGGTGAAGTGGGACTCTCCTTCATCGGCTTCTGCAAAATACACGGCACTCGAGAACAATATGACACCGATGAACAGGAAGAAAATAAGCAATCCAAGCTCACGCATACTGGCTTTGAGGGTCTGCCCCAAAATCTGAAGGCCTTTGGAGTGCCTGGACAGCTTAAAGATCCTAAACACCCTGACCAGACGAATCACCCTGAGGATGGCCAGTGATGTTGCCTGCTCCCCCTTGCCCTCCTTTCCATCTGCTTCATCAGCTAACTCTGTGCCCAGTGTGATGAAATAGGGGATAATGGCCACAATATCAATGGTGTTCATCATATTCTTAAAGAAGGCCGTTTTGCTCGGGCACGCAAAGAACCGCACAATCAATTCAAAGGAGAACCAGATTATACAGAGGGTCTCAACAATGAAGAAGGGGTCGGTCAAAATGTTTGGTTTGAAGTAGAAGGTGGTGTTGCCAATAGTCTGTATCCGTCCCATAGGGTCCCCTTTCAGTTCAGGTAAAGTCTCCAAACAGAAAATGACGATGGAAATTAAAATTACCATAACAGACACAATAGCAATTCCTCTAGCTGGCCCTGAGCTCTCGGGATGCTCGAATAGAAGCCACATTTGCCGTTGAAACTCACGCTCTGGTAAGGGCCGTTCTTCCTCGCGAATGAAGCCCTCATCTTCACGGAATTTCTCCATCGCCTCTACCCCAAGATCATAGAACTTAATTTCTTCAGAGAACATATCCAATGGGACATTTGCCGGCCTCCTCAGTCTTCCCCCGGACTGATAATAGTAGAGGATGGCGT
It includes:
- the kcna1a gene encoding potassium voltage-gated channel subfamily A member 1, yielding MTVMAGDNMDETSAVPGHPQDTYPPDQDDHECCERVVINIAGLRFETQLKTLAQFPETLLGNPKKRMRYFDPLRNEYFFDRNRPSFDAILYYYQSGGRLRRPANVPLDMFSEEIKFYDLGVEAMEKFREDEGFIREEERPLPEREFQRQMWLLFEHPESSGPARGIAIVSVMVILISIVIFCLETLPELKGDPMGRIQTIGNTTFYFKPNILTDPFFIVETLCIIWFSFELIVRFFACPSKTAFFKNMMNTIDIVAIIPYFITLGTELADEADGKEGKGEQATSLAILRVIRLVRVFRIFKLSRHSKGLQILGQTLKASMRELGLLIFFLFIGVILFSSAVYFAEADEGESHFTSIPDAFWWAVVSMTTVGYGDMVPVTIGGKIVGSLCAIAGVLTIALPVPVIVSNFNYFYHRETEGEEQAQLLNVSNQNLSDSNSSRRSSLTVSKSEYMEIDGDINNSIDNFREANLRTGNCTITNQNCVNKSKLLTDV